Genomic window (Chionomys nivalis chromosome 7, mChiNiv1.1, whole genome shotgun sequence):
AGTTGCCCCTGAAGCTTGGGTGCATCTGATGACAGCTATGAATCCCTAAACTCCGGCTGTCTGGGTTCCCACACCATCTTCAGAGGTGTCTGCAATTGGAGCCTCCCCTGAAGCTTAGCTGAGGCTGCCACCTCCTCTGGACCTCCAGGTTCCCAATGGCTATCCCACACCCCTTACTAATGCCTGTTAGGTAGCTGATCTGCCTCTTTCAACAGATTGGAGAGCAGGGCTGGAGCTGACTCAGTGTCGACAGGTGCAACGGCAGCTGTTTACTGAAGCTCTATCATGTGGCAGGCTAGCTGGCCCTGGAGGACACTGTGAGGGAAGGCAATGATAGGGTTCCACAGAGTTCCAGTCTTTTGGACAAATGGTATGAGGTTTATAGTGAGAACTCATGATTAACCTGCTTGTAGGGAGGAGAAATGGTGTTTATGACAGGGTGTGATAGATATTCCTAGCCTGAGGGAGAAGGAGGCATGACCACTTCTGGGTGGAATCTGGTGCCTAGGGCCAAGATGCTGTTGGGTTGTCCAGAAAAAAGGCACAACCTGGAcccaggaagaaagggaagctcAGAGTTACAAGGAGGCAGGTGGGGGTAGGCCCAGGTAAGGTCAGAGAGTAAGGCTGGTAGGCTTCTTCCCCAGGACTGGTACTGTGAGGGGCAGCATGTCCATCAGAGGACACTTGCTCCTTGAGGATCTTTGCGAACCCAGCCCTGCTCAGGTGGGAGGGCCGAGAGAGTTCCCTCTTTCATGCACCCATTGGTCTGCCGCTCTGTACCCAGGTGCTGCTGGCGTCATGACTGCTGCTACTCTCGTGCTCAGGAAGCTGGCTGCAGTCCCAAAATAGACTACTATGTGTGGAAATGCATTGACCACCGCATCCAGTGTGGTGAGTGCCCCACACCGTGTACTCAGACTTCCCCAAGTGTCCCCTGGGCACCCTGAAAGATCCAAATGGCTTCTGTGCTCTCACAGTAAGGTATCACTGCTTCCAGCTCTCCATAACCACACAGTGTTACCTAAGAAGGGACTTTTCACACtcgaaacacacatgcacatatttcTCCATTGTCTggacaaaaagaaggaaagaaaagacacttAGAGTCCATCAGGAGGGGACTGGTAGACATGCTCATGATGTATCCAAACCATAGAATATCTCTGACCTGAAGGAAGGATGACGTAGAACCATACATTTGAGGGCCTGTctaaaacaacagtaacaacaaaaccaaaccaaacaaacaaacaggaactttAATAAAAAACATGAACTATGGAGCTGGTGAGACTACATAACTGTCCTTTCGTCCCTGGTgctgaggacagaacccagggcgcCCTTGACTTGTGCTCCACAACTGGCAGAGGGGCTttctttctcctgcttcagcctgccAGCTGTTAGGATTACAAGCGAGCTCCAGCTAGGGGGAAGTGAGGTGTGTACCTTAAGGCACTGGGCCATCAGGAGGGCAGCTCAGGGTGGAGCACTTGCCCAGCTCTGGGGCCCTGAGCACCAGCACTAGGCTCAGTGGTGCCCTTCCATTTATAGTTTTCTTTCAGATGCGTAACTGTACAGACAGACTGTGGGTGGGGACAGAGTTGGGCAGTGAGATCCAGTTCTCCGAAGAGCTGCAAACAAAGCAGGCACCAggcttctctctgttcttttcttatttttgacaGCATTAGGGATTAGATCTGAGCCTCAAACATGCTCTCCACTGAGAGGCATCTCCctgttcttttcctatttttgacAACACTAGGGATTAGATCTGAGCCTCAAACATGCTCTCCACTGAGCCACACAGCCCAaattccctcctttttctttttttggtttttcgagacagggtttctttgtgtatccttggctgacctggaacttgctctgtagaccaggctggcctcaaactcacagagctccagctgcctctgcctcctgagagctgggattaaaggtgtgtgccaccattgcctggctccttttttcttttaaatgagaaTAAACACAatacaaatttcatttctttaaataatagttattatttctttttttttttttttttttggtttttcgagacagggtttctctgtggttttggagcctgtcctggaactagttcttgtagaccaggctggtctcgaactcacagagatccacctgcctctgcctcccgagtgctgggattaaaggcgtgcgccaccaccgcccggcaatagtTATTATTTCAGTTATGATGTGTCTACATGTGGGGGTTTGTGTCTGCACGCAGCGCTCATATTGGACTTCCCCAGTAGCTAGAGCCACTCGATATGAGTCCAGGAGCCAAGCTTAGGTCCTTAGAAAAACAGGAGGTTCtctgaaccactgaaccatctctccagccccaaatttcaTTGCTTTATCTGGGCTGAGGAGGCAAGTAGTTCAGAATGTTAAGGCCCTGGATTCCATGACCACactgaaaaaaattatcatttttttaaaaagaatttttttttttaattcttcagcTTCTAATTTCATcatgtctccctgcctcccttacAACTCTCTCACGTACCCCCACACCTTGCTCTCAGGAcgcacacagtggaaggagaaaactgactccagtGAGTTGACCCCTGACCTCCTCTGTGTACATACCCAAACATGagttaaaaatgaatataataagGATCTAGTTTTTGTTTAGCCTCAtgattttctcattctctttcctttcttctttctttccttcctttcttattctttttaatttttggttgttttttgttgctgtttcgcttttttgtttcttgagacaaggtttcactgtgttgccctggctgtcctggaactcactctgtagaccaggctggcctcaaactcagagatctgcctgcctctgcctcccaagtgctgggattaaaggcgtgcgccactactgcccagcttcatTTGCTTTTTTCTAATAAATCACCACACTATGTTTTCACGTGCTTCTTGAATGTTTTTGTATCGTTTGGAGCCATGCTCATTTGAGGACCTCACACAGGCCTCAGACAGTCCATATATCCAGAAATAACAGGGTTGGCCCATCCACCTAAAGTTGGACCGTAGGAGGATTTCTAGTGGTTAggtaaaagccagcattcctcaggaacttgtaaAACAGGTTTTATGCCCACCAAAAGTAATCTCTTCCCTCGCCTCTGGTAGCTATCGGTGTATCAAAGCCCATGCTGGCTTCCAGGCTCCCACAGCCCCTATTCACAAGCACCCACCTAGTATCCTGGCCCCTCTCACCTCTTCTCCTTTCCTAAACTCCTAGGCTGCTCCACCTTCCCTCCTAGCAGTTACTCATCTCCTTCTACCCCCTCCATTCTCTCTATTTCccactgttttttcttttgctatctccatttttttctcctgCTCTCTCACCTTCCTTGCAGACAACCGTGGCCATGTCCAGGTTTGTCGTTTTTTAAACTATCGTCTCTGGACTCTtattccagatgcctctggatattttctttctcttatccaCAATTTCAAAAACCTTCCCCTAACGGAGCAGTTACTTTGGCAGTTTCCTTACTGCGTCCCCTTGGGTACAACTTTCAATAGGACTGTCTTTTTGCTTTcaataggaatatatatatatatattattaaattctCAACCCCTCTTGTGGTTGCTTCTGTTCTGTGGGTTGTTCTCCTTTTCATGGTAACagcaaaatatttttcattttgttgatgCTGTAAtgatctgctctgtccctttaagagataagtcagcacccccccccaccgccgaggcaagctgatcttcagcttccagcctaagtcttttccttttctatctccctctagaagaagctgcttctgtctctcccctcttctctctctctctttctgctcttctccccttctccctttcccctctaggcccactaaataaatatccaacctcactctacaTGATTTGCCTAtccatgtttctgtctctcacctgcagtGTGACTCCCTGGCCAAGACCTGCCCTCAGAGACCTGTAGCATGGTCTCGTGGCGTGCCcaatctctctgtcttttctcgtGGAACTGGCTGCCTggtcaaggtctctcactaaccACACGGCTCCCTGCCTGGACCTCATGACCCACTGCAGCCACTCTGGAAACTGTACCGTCCCTGCCTTGGAATGGCTGCTCTGGGACCCGCTGTCCACTGCCgccgcttggggacctgcagtgtttctgctgctgcagccacttggggatccgcaacatttttcttaatccattACAGATGCCCTAGTCAGCTGTTTGTTTATTGTTGCCCATGTGGCTGATGTTTAAGAATTGACTGAGAAACACAGCACAACAAAGGTTTACCTGTTTTCTTCTAATAGTTTGAGATTGATGGCAGTGATCCACTTAGATTTAACTTTCATACAAACAGTAGGCTGGTCTGATTTCATTCTTTGGCATATTGTGACACAACTGTCTCAGCACTTTGCTCAAGAGTCATTCTTTCCTCTCTTAGATAACATCAGCCCTTGTTGAAAATcacttgagggctggagagatggctcagagattgagagcactggcagttcttccagaggtactgaattcaattcccagcaaccacatggtggcttacagccatttgtagtgagatctagtgccctcttctggtatgcaggcaaacatgcatgcagaacactgtatacatagtaagtaaatctttaaaaagaaagagaaaatcactTAACCCTGGATGGGTGATGGCTGTCACACTGAGCTGTTGACAACCTATCTGAGCTTCATTTCCTTACCTGGAAAGCCAAGTGTTCCAGAGATGAGAGTtcagaacgtgtgtgtgtgtgtgtgtgtgtgtgtgtgtgtgtgtggtattttccCTCTTCCTGTCCCTTCACTAAGCTTCTAAAGACTGCTCTGGAGGCGGAAAGAGGCAGACGCATCATAGGAGGGTGGCTCTGATAATCACTGCTCCTGACCCTATCCCCCTGGCAGGAATGCAAAGCTGGTAATGGAAAGTTGGGGTGAGCCAGAGGGCATactgggtaaagatgcttgctgccaagcctgatgacctgagtttgacccatGGGTTCCACATAGTAGCAGAATGAAAAACCAAAGTGTACCATGATGTATGTGTCCACTCCAGTCCCCAGCCCTACCAAAGAAAATGATCccttcaaaaccaaaataaatataaaataatttttaaagatttatgaatGCATTTGAGTgctctatttgcatgtatgtctacatgaAAAGGCAGCAgttcccactacagatggttgtgagtcaccatgtgcttactgagaattgaactcaggacctctggaagagcagctcttaaccactgagccatcttgatccaggcctaaaataattattttaaatagtaaaGTTGAATCACTGTGGAAACATTACATCCCTCTGTCCATGCTTAGTACATGCAAGGCAAGCACCGTACTACAACTGATCTATATcttgttcattttgtgttggggaaactgaggcccagggtaAGAAGTGACTTGCCCCTGAACAAAGAGGTGAAGTAAGACTCTGTGGGGAAACGGACCTTATGGCTTTCCTGCCCTCCCCTTCAATGGCATGCTATCCACAGTTACTGCCTGTGTGGGCATGGTGGCCATGGAATGTCACCACTATGTCTGCTGttagtttgtgtttgttttcagagCTCTGTCCCCTGACTTACACAGAAAGATCCAAGGTACCTGTTAAAAgttttcaacaaaaatattatGTTCTTCTGTTGAGATATTCTGAATATAgttgtttatttaattataagTTTGGCCCATTTTCCATTTATGGGCCTgacaaacatatttaaaatttttcagccTATGATAATATTTACTAGCAggctttaattaatttatttattttctttttctttttttcttttggtttttttgagacagggtttctctgtgtagccctgtcctgagaactcactctgtaaaccaggctggctttgaattcatagcaatcccctgcttctgcctcccaagctggggttaaaggtgtgcgccaccattgttGGGCTCCGGCTTTAAGTCTAACAGACCCATGGGAgctacttttccttttcctttaaatattatttatttttgagataattgTCTCACAGCATAGCACAGcctgactggtcttgaactttccaAACTTCCATCTCGGGTCTGGgttgctggggttacaagtgtgcaccagtGGCCTGGCTCTCCTTGGATCTCAGGCCACGGAGAGAAGAATCTGTCCTACTTTTGAGAGGACTTTTCCTAGGCTGGGATCCTGGGTGACTCCTTCCCAGGTCTGTGACCTTGGCTATGGAATCcctttgagcctcagttttctaGTCAGTGAAAAGGGAATAATAAGACATAATTGTGGGCTGGCAAGATGTCTTGGTGGTCAAATGTGCTAGCGTCCAAGCcggacaacctgagtttaattctcaggacccacgtggtgaGCGGGAAGAACTGATTTCTgtaagttgtcccctgacctccataaTCACCCTGTTGACACATATGCACaagcacaaaataataataataataataataataataataataaaacaatttcaaaaatgAGAAATTTGAAAAAACGTTGTTGGTTTCTATGAGCACTGGGAATAATATAGGGCTCCAGTTTATTCTCTCAACATTGTCTCTCctacccttcttcctctttcttctgtctgcGGATGTCTCAAAGGACACTTCACTTGCAGGAGTCAGGTATCCTCTTCCACCGTGTGGCTCCTAGGAGTCAAGCTCAGGTTGTCGGGCTTGGCAGCCAGCGCCTCTACTGATAGAGCCTTCTTGCTAGCCTccaaatgcttaaaaaaaaagattttatttttatatgtataggtgttttgcctccatgtattgctgtgcctggtgcccacagaagtcagaagagggcttcagatacTGAGACAGAGTTAGAGACTTGTGAAGCAGGGGggactgggaatcaaacccaggtcctttgtaagaacaagtgctcttaacctctgcgccGTCCCTCTAGCCCCCGTCAGGAGAAGTGCCGTCTGTTATACACGGACACAGCAAACCTGAGAACACGAGACAGAGTGACAGGAAGCAGGTGACCCCATTTGTCTGAAACAGTGACTCTCTGCAGACAGAAGGGATGGGAACGAGGAGTGACTGTCAAAGATCACAGAGGTTTCTCTCGGGGTGACGGAAACGTGGAGTTAAATAAATACTAACATTGTGAATGTTCTCAATTTAACTGTTTAATTAATTACTTAACACCTAATTAGTTAATAAGTTCTCTTTTTTCcacatgtgcattggtattttgcctgcatgtatgtttgtgttaaGGTATCGGATCCCctagaaccggagttacagacagttgtgagctgccgtgtgggtgctgagagctgagcctgggtgctgggagcttaGCTGGGTCTTTAgaaaaacagcaagtgctctaaattgttgagccatctctccagtcttagcttttatttattaattttcttttcaagacagggtttctttatgtaacagctctggctgtcctggaactagctctgtagactaggctggccttgaactcagagatccacctacctctgcctcccttgtgctaggattaaaagcaagtgccactaccacccagctaatttttaatgtttgagtcagggtctcctacaggccagcctggcttcaaaTTTACTAGGTAGTCAAGGATCGCCTTGACCttgagatctttctgcctccacctcccaagtgctgggactacatgAGTGTGCTCCCATGCCAGTTTTGGTCCTGGATTTGGAGCCTAGAGTGTTGTGTGCTAAGCAGGCATGCTGCCAGCTCAGGGACCCCCAGCTCTGGGATGGAATGTGTAACAGCCTATCTCACCCTGGATGTGTAAGAGTCTGACAAAGTAGAGGATGATCTTGTTCTGTTTACTTaccttttacttttttggttggtggcaggaacagaacccagggcttcattcaAGCTTGCCAAGTAGTCTACCAATTAGCTATGCCCTCAGCAGTGCTCCTGTTTGACATAAAGGTTAGACAAGGTCACAGAGCTAAGAGCAGGAACTGCAAATCCAGGCCTGACAGTTGTCAGGCAGTCCGTCTTATTTAAAAGGATTCCTAAGTGAAACAGGGTAATATTGACACTGAAGAGGAGCCAGAAGCTTGTCCGTTTGACAAGCTAAGTTCCTTCCTTGTAGAAGCTGGCTGTCATTGCTGCCTCCTGGCGAGCTCTTGTCCATGGAGGGCTACTGCAAAGTTATAAGGTATCACAAAAGTGTTCTGCCTCCAACTTTACTGACTTACCTGGCATTTATTCTCGGTGTCTGTTCtaacctcagtttccctacttCTTCCAGGACCCGCAGAGAACAAATGCCAAGAAGTCCTGTGCAAGTGTGATGAGGAGCTTGCATACTGCCTCGCTGGGACAGAGTACCACCTGAAATACCTCTTCTACCCCTCACTTTTATGTGGAAAGGACTCACCCAAGTGCCACtgacaggctggtcttgaaatgtCCGTTTGCCCACGGAAATGAAGTTCACTTTCAGTAATGAACAACAGCATTTAATTTCTGCAGGAGGTAGTGGACGCCAAGTGATAAAGCCTCATGtttgctctctccctccattcagGAACTCAGGAGTGTGAGCCTGTGAAGCTGTAGTTTGATAAGAGCTGAAAGTCTTGGTCTGTTTCAAACAACTCCCATTGTGCTGGGCTGGGATTAGTTTTGCTGCTCAACTTTTATGAAGCAGTGTGCTATCTTCTAATCACTGTTGATGGCTGGTGGTCAAGTGGGGATGAGCTCCTGCTTGAGGCTTGGCTGTAACAAGATTGCTGCAAGGGACACCTAGGAATTGTTACTGTAATAAGAATATTACAgtattttctctgtcatttcctaAAAGCTGggtgcggtggcacacacctgccgTATTCTGTTGGCGGTTGTGGCTGGAAGGTTACCTGAGCCCAGGAGTCTGACAGAAGAAcctgtttctaaaagaaaaagaaaaccatttcctGGGTTGGCACCACTGTGTGTTAAAGCACTTGTACGGCATGTCAGAGattctgagtttgatttccaacatctcaaaaaaaattcaaagcaaagaaaatgtagaGCAAGCTATAAAGTCTAAAAAGTGAAATCACCGGCCAGAAGAAGAATGCTCAGTAGTTCACGGTACTTCCTGCTCatttagaggacctgagtttggctcccagcatgcATACGGTTTAGCTCAACTGTTTTAACTGTggctccagagaatctgacacatctggcttctgcaggtacacacacacacacactaattaaaaatattttttttttaagacagcattCCAAACCTTTGGAATGCAAGATGggagcttttgctctttgcctgcttaccCTCACTCCAGATGGCAAAGTCTATTTCTTCGCTGGCTTTAGAGcgtacttctttgggattccagtgtcTACTGAAGATCAGTCAAGACACTCAGCCTCAATGACTGAGCAACTAATTACTGGGTTCTTGGACTGTCCACACATAGAGTTATTGTGTATAAATCATTCCAATAAATCCCTTTCTATATACAgaattctgttcctctagagaaccctgactaatacagatttTGGTACCAGAAGAGGTTCTAGAGCAACAGAGGTGTAAGGATGAATCTTTGAGATTCTGGAACAGACTTCAATTCGCCAACACCTACAGCTCCTGTAGCCTCTCCTGTTACCGAAGCCTTTCCTGGGAACCCAGAGAGTACTGAAAGCCCATGCTGTGAACTATATTACAAACTTAAGGAGAGAAATGCATTTAGTTTTCCTGATTCACCAGTTGTGAGCAGCACTAGAATTGGTGGTGACCCTGTAAGAGCTGCCCCTTTTCCTATGTTGATCCTGAATATctaagagtatgggagatctttccattttcaggtgTCTTCCTAAattccttcaaagacttaaagttcttgtcatacaggttttcacttctttggttagaagtaccccaagatattttatattatttgtggctactgtgaagggtgatgtttttctaatttctttcttagcccatttatctctgtataaaggagggttactgattttctttttctttcttttctctctctctccttttaaatgttatgatttttatttagACCTTTGTGCCTTTATAAGATATATTTCATTTgcctattgatttttattgtggtAGAAGTAATCTTACTGGCTTTTATTTATGACAACTTGCAGTTTACTCTCAGGGTCattactaaattttttttaagatttgtttatttactatgtatacagtattttgcctgcaagtatgcctgcaggcctgaagagggcaccagatctcattacagatggttgtgagccaccatgtggttgttgggaattgaactcaggacctttggaaggccggtgctcttaagcactgagccatccctccagccctctctttctctttgttaatcttgtattctgcttcgttactgaaggtgtttatgaattctaggagttccctggtagaatttttgaggttacttatgtaaactatcatatcatcagcaaataagtGAGTTGgacttttctgatttgtatccatttatcttcctttgttgttttattgctctagccaggacCTCACGTACTATATTGTATAGATATGGAGAaggtggacaaccttgtcttgttcctgatttcagtgggatcactgtgagtttctctccatttagtttgatgttggcttgctgtatattgcctttatgtatgttccttctattccttctctctccaagacttatcatgaaagggtattgaattttgtcaaagttttttttttttattctgcatATAATacgatgatcatgtggttttatctttcagttgtttatatgatgaattgacagatttttgtatgttgaaccatctctgggatgaagcctacttggtgatttttctgatgtgttcttgaatttggttctTGGATACAGTTGGCCAGtatcttattatttttgtattaatgTTCATGTGTGGGACTGGTTTGTAACtctctttcttagtagtgtctttgtgttgtttaggtatcagggtaactgtagcatTGTAAAAAGTTTgccaatgttccttctatttctattttgcaggacaatttgaggagtattggtattagttcttctttgaaaatccaGTAGAATTCTgcgctgaaaccatctggttctggctTTTTTGGTTGacagacttttgatgactgtttctattcctttagcagttataagtctatttaatttgctcatctggtcttaatttaaatttgttaagtgatatttattcagaaaaatttccatttcctttaagttttccaattttgtggagtacaggtttttttttttttttttttttttttttttttttttttttttttttttggtttttcgaaacagggtttctctgtcgttttggagcctgtcctggaactagctcttgtagaccaggcgggtcttgaactcccagagatccgcctgcctctgcctcccgagtgctgggattaaaggcgtgcgccaccaccgcccggctgagtacaggtttttgaagtatgacctgatgattctctggatttcctgtgtctgttgttatgtcccccttttcatttttgattttgttaatttggaaatcctttctcttcttttggttagtttggataaaggtttgtcattttgttgattttcccaaagaaccaattctttgtctcattgattccttgtatgttacttggcctttttcctttgcagctcttaatagcttttctttgttctgtatgtttagtgttttggttattatttggcaaggagacttttttttatgtTCTGTAAGCTACTTGTATTTCCATAGGCATGTTCCTCTTTATGTTGggcaagttttcttctataattttgttaaatatgttttctgttcctttgagTTGGACAACTTCTCCTTattctatccttattattcttaggtttggcctttccATGGATACTTTGTGTTAAGCTCTTGTTAGATTTAACagtttctttgactgatgaatctgtttcctctatcctatcttcaacacctgagattctctctcccatctcttgtattctgttgtttatgcttgcatttatggttcctgatcctttacccatattttccatttccagaattcccttggtttgtgttttctttattgtctctatttcggttttcaagtcttgaatcatttctttcatctgtttggttgctttttcttggttttctataAGAGTTTTGTTgacttcttccaattttttgtcttttcctctaattctttcagggaatttttcatttcctctttaagggcctcaaacattttgctaaatatttttaaggtcattttcttctgcttcatctgtgttgggatgttcAAGTTTTGCTGTTGTATAGCCATTAATTTTTGATGggtctgtgtttctctttgtgtttttgagTATGTTCTTACCTGGTCTAtccatcttttcctccaattggGATAGCTGGGATGTGTCTTCAGTGGTCACTCCTGCAGGTGGCAGTGggtccaaggctcagatggtggCTCCTCCAGTTGCACAGTGCTCTCAGAGGTCTGTCCGTGCTCCCGGAGGTCGCTTGGCACTCCTTGAGGTTGCTGAGGCCTTCTTGCCTACTCCCAGAGGTAGTTTTGACCTTGGTTGCCTGCTCCCCGAAGTCGCTGGGGCCTTGCATGCCTGCTTACAGAGGTCATTTGGGCCTTCCTTCCCCTGGAGGTTTCTGGGGCCTTTGGGCCTTCCTTCCCCTGGAGGTTTCTGGGGCCTTTCTTGCCTGCTCCCAGAGGTCACTCAGGTACTCCGGGAAGTCGCTCGAGCCATCCTTGTCTAAAGGTTTCTAAGTGTACCTTAGAATAAAATCTTCTCTCCAACAGCCAAAGAGCTCAAGTTGCAGAAAATCAAACTGAAGCTCTCATTTATAAGGTTGGCTGAATTACAGTGAAAATTTAAGTCCCAgccttggaaaaaaaatcagtggttaAAAGGTATTAATAGGTAAAGAGTGGAATATTTTAACTTGGAATGAGAATAAGTGGGAGGGCCATATTGAAGCTGAGAACTTTGAACTCTCAGATTCTCAAGGGCTTATCTCACTTTAAAAAATAGtctctagccgggtggtggtggcgcacgcctttaatcaggaggcagaggctggcgaatctctgtgagtttgaggccatcctggtttacagagtgagttccaggacaggctccaaagctacacagagaaaccctgtttcaaaaaagaaaatagtctcTCCACCCCTAGTAGCTGCACTCACAGCTCCACTCCCTGAAGTATTTCTTTCCTG
Coding sequences:
- the LOC130878634 gene encoding group 10 secretory phospholipase A2 — protein: MLLLLLLLLLFLRGPGPRLSEATRRSHVYKRGLLELAGTLDCVGPRSPMAYVNYGCYCGLGGHGEPRDAIDWCCWRHDCCYSRAQEAGCSPKIDYYVWKCIDHRIQCGPAENKCQEVLCKCDEELAYCLAGTEYHLKYLFYPSLLCGKDSPKCH